A region from the Pseudonocardia petroleophila genome encodes:
- a CDS encoding amidase gives MISLPELSAALRSGALSPVEHVRDTCERLAADTHNAVVLLDTDRALADAAARADELARGEWRGPLHGVAVGVKDLFDVAGLPTRAGSDVLADAPPATVDAAAVTRLRAAGAVVVAKLHTHEFAYGPTGDVSASGPARNPHDPTRITGGSSSGSAATVAAGHLALTLGTDTGASVRTPAALCGVVGLKPAYGRLPVEGAFPLSETCDHVGLLTADVDGAALAWDALTGTGTPAVTTRVGVLVDDYWRAVDPALTAAVDAAVARLRADGVAVVEIRTPMIDELAAAYPVIVGAEAYATHARWFEDRPEAYQPATRVRLEPNRDLPAHVYVEALRTRRRLVAEFRAAVDGVDALVLPTTRLRATPIGQEDVDGVAVRPALLALTLPFNLTGWPAVSVPGTTEGLPAGVQVVGVALDERGVLALAARLA, from the coding sequence GTGATCTCCCTGCCCGAACTGTCCGCCGCCCTGCGCTCCGGCGCGCTGTCGCCGGTCGAGCACGTCCGCGACACCTGCGAGCGCCTGGCCGCCGACACCCACAACGCCGTCGTCCTGCTCGACACCGACCGCGCGCTCGCCGACGCCGCCGCCCGGGCCGACGAGCTGGCGCGCGGGGAGTGGCGGGGGCCGCTGCACGGCGTCGCGGTCGGGGTGAAGGACCTCTTCGACGTCGCCGGGCTGCCCACCCGCGCGGGATCCGACGTCCTCGCCGACGCCCCGCCCGCCACCGTCGACGCCGCGGCCGTCACGCGGCTGCGGGCGGCGGGCGCGGTGGTCGTCGCGAAGCTGCACACCCACGAGTTCGCCTACGGCCCGACCGGCGACGTCTCGGCGTCCGGTCCCGCCCGCAACCCGCACGACCCCACCCGGATCACCGGCGGGTCGTCGTCCGGGTCGGCCGCGACGGTCGCGGCCGGGCACCTCGCGCTGACGCTGGGCACCGACACCGGGGCGAGCGTGCGGACGCCCGCCGCGCTGTGCGGGGTGGTCGGGCTCAAGCCGGCGTACGGGCGGCTGCCCGTCGAGGGGGCGTTCCCGCTGTCGGAGACGTGCGACCACGTCGGGCTGCTCACCGCCGACGTCGACGGCGCCGCACTGGCCTGGGACGCGCTCACCGGGACGGGGACGCCGGCCGTCACGACGCGGGTCGGGGTGCTCGTCGACGACTACTGGCGGGCGGTGGACCCGGCGCTGACCGCCGCCGTCGACGCCGCGGTGGCGCGGCTGCGGGCCGACGGCGTCGCGGTCGTGGAGATCCGCACCCCGATGATCGACGAGCTGGCCGCGGCCTACCCCGTCATCGTCGGGGCCGAGGCGTACGCGACGCACGCGCGGTGGTTCGAGGACCGTCCCGAGGCCTACCAGCCCGCCACCCGCGTGCGCCTGGAGCCCAACCGCGACCTGCCCGCCCACGTCTACGTGGAGGCCCTGCGCACCCGCAGGCGGCTGGTGGCGGAGTTCCGGGCCGCCGTCGACGGGGTGGACGCGCTCGTGCTGCCCACCACCCGGCTGCGGGCCACCCCGATCGGGCAGGAGGACGTCGACGGGGTGGCGGTGCGGCCCGCTCTGCTGGCCCTGACGCTGCCGTTCAACCTCACCGGCTGGCCCGCGGTGTCGGTCCCCGGCACGACCGAGGGTCTCCCGGCCGGGGTGCAGGTCGTCGGGGTGGCGCTGGACGAGCGGGGCGTGCTCGCGCTGGCGGCCCGGCTCGCCTGA
- a CDS encoding prephenate dehydrogenase, producing MTERAVCVIGTGLIGGSLMRAAEKSGRAVWGTSASDATAAEARADGFDVTTDTDDALRRAAEADALVVLAVPLPVLPAVLQRVDAVAPTVRLTDAVSVKVAVADAVARHAPRARFVGGHPMAGTSESGWAAGTAELFVDAAWVVAADDGLDLDVWRDVAELAWACGARVVPAAADEHDLAVARVSHLPHLLAAVLAAVGAGGEDALPLALAAGSFADGTRVAGTRPELVLAMCEGNRDALLGAVDDALGRLGAMRGALASTGGLTATVFAGHAARERWAAARTPKGVRASLTTRAPLAALRAIGRRGSVVTGWKA from the coding sequence GTGACGGAGCGAGCGGTCTGCGTGATCGGTACCGGGTTGATCGGCGGCTCGCTGATGCGGGCCGCGGAGAAGTCCGGCCGGGCGGTGTGGGGCACGAGCGCGTCGGACGCGACGGCCGCGGAGGCCCGGGCCGACGGGTTCGACGTCACCACCGACACCGACGACGCGCTGCGCCGGGCCGCGGAGGCCGACGCGCTGGTCGTGCTGGCCGTGCCGCTGCCGGTGCTGCCCGCGGTGCTGCAGCGGGTCGACGCCGTCGCGCCGACGGTGCGGCTGACCGACGCCGTCAGCGTCAAGGTCGCCGTGGCCGACGCGGTGGCCCGGCACGCGCCGCGTGCGCGGTTCGTGGGCGGGCACCCGATGGCGGGCACCAGCGAGTCGGGCTGGGCGGCGGGCACCGCGGAGCTGTTCGTCGACGCCGCGTGGGTGGTGGCAGCCGACGACGGCCTCGACCTCGACGTGTGGCGCGACGTCGCCGAGCTCGCCTGGGCCTGCGGGGCCCGCGTGGTCCCGGCCGCGGCCGACGAGCACGACCTGGCCGTCGCCCGGGTCTCGCACCTGCCGCACCTGCTCGCCGCCGTGCTCGCCGCCGTCGGGGCCGGGGGCGAGGACGCCCTGCCCCTCGCGCTGGCCGCCGGGTCGTTCGCCGACGGCACGCGCGTCGCGGGGACCCGCCCCGAGCTGGTGCTGGCGATGTGCGAGGGCAACCGCGACGCCCTGCTCGGCGCCGTCGACGACGCGCTGGGCCGGCTCGGCGCGATGCGCGGCGCACTGGCGTCCACCGGAGGGCTCACGGCCACGGTGTTCGCCGGGCACGCCGCCCGCGAGCGCTGGGCGGCCGCCCGCACCCCGAAGGGCGTCAGGGCGAGCCTGACCACCCGCGCCCCGCTCGCCGCGCTGCGCGCGATCGGGCGGCGCGGTTCGGTGGTCACGGGCTGGAAGGCCTGA
- a CDS encoding putative glycolipid-binding domain-containing protein: protein MLTWQAEDGQGLEGTRLLLGAGSGFRALGRLVRTGPDGDFTASYRLVVTEGGTVERVSLTTATAQRERHLTMNRTEDGFWLLDTGNGGTRAEFGGAVDVDLAHSPMFNTVPIRRLGLHTEAAEHSLPMVFVTLPELEVAEVEQVYSTASVLDDSGAACIGFRWDDFSAELTVDADGVVQHYPGVATRLSTPATP, encoded by the coding sequence ATGCTGACCTGGCAGGCCGAGGACGGCCAAGGGCTCGAAGGCACCCGGCTGCTGCTCGGGGCGGGGAGCGGTTTCCGCGCGCTGGGCCGGTTGGTCCGGACCGGCCCCGACGGCGACTTCACCGCCTCCTACCGGCTCGTGGTGACCGAGGGCGGCACCGTCGAACGGGTGTCCCTGACGACCGCCACCGCCCAGCGCGAGCGGCACCTCACGATGAACCGCACCGAGGACGGCTTCTGGCTCCTCGACACCGGTAACGGGGGCACCCGCGCGGAGTTCGGCGGGGCCGTCGACGTCGACCTGGCGCACAGCCCGATGTTCAACACCGTGCCGATCCGGCGCCTGGGCCTGCACACCGAGGCCGCGGAGCACTCCCTGCCGATGGTGTTCGTGACGCTGCCCGAGCTGGAGGTGGCGGAGGTGGAGCAGGTCTACAGCACCGCCTCCGTCCTCGACGACTCCGGCGCCGCCTGCATCGGCTTCCGCTGGGACGACTTCAGCGCCGAGCTGACGGTCGACGCCGACGGTGTCGTGCAGCACTACCCGGGCGTCGCCACCCGCCTGTCGACCCCCGCCACCCCCTGA
- a CDS encoding ATP-dependent DNA ligase, whose translation MLATPGALPAGPGWVYEVKWDGMRLLADVVDGVLTLHDRDGHDVTGHFPELADLRALAPDVLLDGEVVLLEDGVPSPDRLADRMGHPIGERAARARPVTFMAFDVLRLYGVPLLDRPFDERRATLERLDAAAAATLSLSPTYADGPALAAATEQRGMEGVVAKRGDAPYRPGERSPAWVTVTHRRTQACLVGGWHDGGPGIASLLLGVLNRHGLAYAGRVAVDPPARRELAERLAPVAAPSPPFVERPEPVDATGARWCEPAVVVDVEHVGWTGSGRLRRPVLRGIRDDLHPADAVRLV comes from the coding sequence ATGCTCGCCACCCCTGGAGCCCTTCCGGCCGGCCCGGGGTGGGTCTACGAGGTGAAGTGGGACGGCATGCGCCTGCTCGCCGACGTCGTCGACGGGGTGCTGACGCTGCACGACCGCGACGGCCACGACGTCACCGGCCACTTCCCCGAGCTGGCCGACCTCCGCGCGCTGGCCCCCGACGTCCTGCTCGACGGCGAGGTGGTGCTGCTCGAGGACGGCGTGCCCAGCCCCGACCGGCTGGCCGACCGCATGGGTCACCCGATCGGGGAGCGCGCCGCCCGCGCCCGGCCCGTCACGTTCATGGCCTTCGACGTCCTGCGCCTGTACGGGGTGCCCCTGCTCGACCGCCCCTTCGACGAGCGGCGCGCCACCCTGGAGCGCCTCGACGCCGCCGCGGCCGCCACGCTCTCGCTGTCGCCCACCTACGCCGACGGTCCCGCGCTCGCCGCGGCCACGGAGCAGCGCGGGATGGAGGGTGTCGTCGCGAAGCGGGGCGACGCGCCGTACCGGCCGGGGGAGCGCAGCCCGGCCTGGGTCACCGTGACCCACCGGCGGACCCAGGCCTGCCTGGTCGGCGGCTGGCACGACGGCGGGCCCGGTATCGCGTCGCTGCTTCTCGGCGTGCTCAACCGGCACGGGCTGGCGTACGCGGGCCGCGTGGCGGTGGACCCACCGGCCCGGCGCGAGCTCGCCGAGCGCCTGGCGCCCGTCGCGGCGCCGTCGCCGCCGTTCGTCGAGCGGCCCGAGCCCGTCGACGCGACCGGGGCCCGCTGGTGCGAACCGGCGGTCGTCGTCGACGTCGAGCACGTCGGCTGGACGGGGTCGGGCCGGTTGCGGCGCCCGGTCCTGCGCGGGATCCGCGACGACCTGCACCCCGCCGACGCCGTGCGGCTGGTGTGA
- a CDS encoding non-homologous end joining protein Ku: MRAMWSGAVSFGLVSVPVKAYAATTNHDIRFHQVHGADGGRIKYKRTCSLDGEEVEYADIVKGYETEDGELITLTEEDIDSLPTATGHEIDVIEFVPADQIDPLLFEKSYYLEPDAKAAKPYALLREALIDTDRMAVVKVALRQRESIALLRVRGKAIVLQTMLWPDEVREPEFDILDNDVELRPQELQMAASLVESLGADFDPSDFHDEYRDAVVAMIEQKRSTGETRPAPVVEKADDGDSMTDLLTALQRSVEAARAGKPAEEKADEPAEKPKPARKAPARKSAAKKKDDDEDAAPKRTRKPA, from the coding sequence ATGCGGGCGATGTGGAGCGGTGCCGTGTCCTTCGGGCTGGTGAGCGTGCCGGTGAAGGCGTACGCGGCCACGACCAACCACGACATCCGGTTCCACCAGGTGCACGGTGCCGACGGCGGACGCATCAAGTACAAGCGCACCTGCTCGCTCGACGGCGAGGAGGTCGAGTACGCCGACATCGTCAAGGGCTACGAGACCGAGGACGGCGAGCTGATCACGCTCACCGAGGAGGACATCGACTCGCTGCCCACGGCCACCGGCCACGAGATCGACGTCATCGAGTTCGTCCCGGCCGACCAGATCGACCCCCTGCTGTTCGAGAAATCCTACTACCTCGAGCCCGACGCGAAGGCGGCCAAGCCCTACGCGCTGCTGCGCGAGGCGCTCATCGACACCGACCGCATGGCCGTCGTGAAGGTCGCGCTGCGGCAGCGGGAGAGCATCGCGCTGCTGCGGGTGCGCGGCAAGGCGATCGTGCTGCAGACGATGCTGTGGCCCGACGAGGTGCGCGAGCCCGAGTTCGACATCCTCGACAACGACGTGGAGCTGCGCCCCCAGGAGCTGCAGATGGCGGCGTCGCTGGTGGAGAGCCTGGGTGCCGACTTCGACCCGTCGGACTTCCACGACGAGTACCGCGACGCCGTCGTGGCGATGATCGAGCAGAAGCGGTCCACCGGCGAGACCCGCCCGGCGCCGGTCGTGGAGAAGGCCGACGACGGCGACTCGATGACCGACCTGCTCACCGCACTGCAGCGCAGCGTCGAGGCCGCCCGGGCCGGGAAGCCGGCCGAGGAGAAGGCGGACGAGCCCGCGGAGAAGCCGAAGCCCGCGCGCAAGGCGCCCGCCCGCAAGTCGGCGGCCAAGAAGAAGGACGACGACGAGGACGCGGCGCCCAAGCGGACCCGCAAGCCCGCCTGA
- a CDS encoding LCP family protein translates to MNDGRPPKRGTPGWGQQPRRPSASSGGPGDPRRPGGWGSGGQSPPGGRPLPPSWPPPPPKPGVARPPSPSPPLPPPSLPRYAQPTAPQQGHRPTVAGGGRPPDPTSVLPPGRDAPRRPARPSDRRPSGPPPRRPSGPRPGGRRPNWGRRIKTGLIVALVLIVGFAVYIDVSLDRVSALPEDSANSSRGTNYLIVGSDSRADLTPEQRAELATGDPESELTDTIMLLHTGSGPSTLVSIPRDSMVEIPGHGRHKINSAYGRGERDAAGSGPQLLTRTVEGATGLRIDHYVQIGFTGFVNVVDAVGGVDLCVPEAITDPKAALDIQAGCQTLDQATALGYVRTRATASSDFGRVERQRAFISALLQKVTSPATLLNPFRIVPLATGLSSAITVDDGAHVWNLAFFGLAMRGVSDGGVTTTVPVRDGVVNWDRDRASALFETLADDEVPSGNQLGP, encoded by the coding sequence ATGAACGACGGACGACCGCCGAAGCGGGGCACGCCCGGCTGGGGGCAGCAGCCCCGGCGACCGTCCGCGTCCTCGGGCGGGCCGGGGGACCCGCGCAGGCCGGGCGGGTGGGGGTCGGGCGGGCAGTCGCCGCCCGGCGGCCGACCGCTGCCGCCGTCGTGGCCGCCGCCCCCGCCGAAGCCCGGTGTCGCCCGGCCCCCGTCGCCGTCCCCTCCGCTGCCGCCCCCTTCGCTGCCGCGCTACGCCCAGCCGACCGCCCCGCAGCAGGGCCACCGGCCGACGGTGGCGGGAGGCGGCCGTCCGCCCGACCCCACCTCGGTGCTGCCGCCCGGGCGGGACGCGCCGCGCCGCCCGGCCCGGCCGTCCGACCGGCGGCCGTCCGGCCCGCCGCCGCGGCGCCCGTCGGGTCCCCGGCCGGGTGGCCGTCGCCCGAACTGGGGCCGCCGGATCAAGACCGGGCTGATCGTCGCGCTGGTGCTGATCGTCGGCTTCGCCGTGTACATCGACGTGTCGCTCGACCGCGTCTCCGCGCTCCCGGAGGACAGCGCGAACTCCTCGCGGGGCACCAACTACCTGATCGTCGGCTCCGACAGCCGCGCCGACCTCACGCCCGAGCAGCGCGCCGAGCTGGCCACCGGCGACCCGGAGTCCGAGCTCACCGACACGATCATGCTGCTGCACACCGGCAGCGGGCCGTCCACCCTCGTCAGCATCCCGCGCGACTCGATGGTCGAGATCCCGGGGCACGGCCGGCACAAGATCAACTCGGCGTACGGCCGCGGCGAGCGCGACGCGGCGGGCTCCGGTCCGCAGCTGCTCACGCGCACCGTCGAGGGCGCCACGGGCCTGCGCATCGACCACTACGTGCAGATCGGGTTCACCGGCTTCGTCAACGTCGTCGACGCCGTGGGCGGCGTCGACCTCTGCGTCCCCGAGGCCATCACCGACCCGAAGGCGGCCCTCGACATCCAGGCCGGCTGCCAGACCCTGGACCAGGCCACCGCGCTGGGCTACGTCCGCACCCGCGCCACGGCGTCGTCGGACTTCGGCCGCGTCGAGCGCCAGCGCGCGTTCATCTCGGCGCTGCTGCAGAAGGTCACGAGCCCGGCCACGCTGCTCAACCCGTTCCGGATCGTCCCGCTCGCCACCGGGCTGTCCAGCGCCATCACCGTCGACGACGGGGCGCACGTCTGGAACCTGGCGTTCTTCGGACTGGCCATGCGCGGGGTGTCCGACGGCGGCGTCACGACGACGGTCCCGGTGCGCGACGGGGTCGTGAACTGGGACCGCGACCGCGCCTCGGCGCTGTTCGAGACCCTCGCCGACGACGAGGTGCCCTCGGGCAACCAGCTCGGCCCCTGA
- a CDS encoding VOC family protein, translated as MPQPEGAELEAVRARRAELKDKYLRPLAERPASTVKGVHHAALICKDVEETIRFYQDLLGFPLVELVENRDYSGSSHFFFDIGNRNLLGFFDFPGHDHPDFSETIGAVQHIALSTSAEEFAAVRTRLDEAGVEYIGPDRGIDNSLYIRDPNGVGIEFYREDLGVFEGEPLLDD; from the coding sequence ATGCCGCAGCCCGAAGGTGCCGAGCTCGAAGCCGTCCGCGCCCGCCGCGCCGAGCTCAAGGACAAGTACCTGCGACCGCTCGCCGAGCGGCCCGCGTCGACGGTGAAGGGCGTCCACCACGCCGCACTGATCTGCAAGGACGTCGAGGAGACGATCCGCTTCTACCAGGATCTGCTCGGGTTCCCGCTGGTCGAGCTGGTGGAGAACCGCGACTACAGCGGATCGAGCCACTTCTTCTTCGACATCGGCAACCGCAACCTGCTCGGCTTCTTCGACTTCCCCGGCCACGACCACCCCGACTTCTCCGAGACGATCGGCGCCGTGCAGCACATCGCGCTGTCGACCTCGGCCGAGGAGTTCGCGGCCGTGCGCACCCGGCTGGACGAGGCGGGCGTCGAGTACATCGGGCCGGACCGGGGCATCGACAACAGCCTCTACATCCGTGACCCCAACGGCGTCGGCATCGAGTTCTACCGCGAGGACCTCGGCGTCTTCGAGGGCGAGCCGCTGCTCGACGACTGA
- a CDS encoding maleylpyruvate isomerase family mycothiol-dependent enzyme, whose translation MRRDVTATLPWMGAGTEFLVQLVDALPDDALRAPSGLPGWTRAHVVAHVARNAEALTRLAEWARTGVETPMYADAEQRAAEIESSSRFPADRLRRELSTTADALDVALSRLDDGDWRATVRSALGREIPAAEVPWMRVREVWLHAVDLASGATVSDLPPEVVDTLLDDVTGVLSGKDGCPRAVLTATDRDRTWPLGPEGATLQVHGPAASLLAWLTGRGDGSALTTLDGDLPTPPRWI comes from the coding sequence GTGAGACGCGACGTGACGGCGACGCTGCCGTGGATGGGCGCCGGTACCGAGTTCCTGGTGCAGCTCGTCGACGCCCTGCCCGACGACGCCCTGCGCGCCCCCAGCGGCCTGCCCGGCTGGACCCGCGCGCACGTCGTCGCGCACGTCGCCCGCAACGCCGAGGCGCTCACCCGGCTCGCCGAGTGGGCGCGCACCGGCGTCGAGACCCCGATGTACGCCGACGCCGAGCAGCGCGCCGCGGAGATCGAGTCGTCGTCGCGGTTCCCGGCCGACCGCCTGCGCCGCGAGCTCTCGACCACCGCCGACGCCCTCGACGTCGCCCTGTCCCGGCTCGACGACGGCGACTGGCGGGCCACGGTCCGCAGCGCGCTCGGCCGCGAGATCCCCGCCGCCGAGGTCCCGTGGATGCGGGTGCGCGAGGTGTGGCTGCACGCGGTCGACCTGGCGTCCGGGGCCACCGTGTCGGACCTGCCGCCCGAGGTCGTCGACACCCTGCTCGACGACGTCACCGGCGTCCTGTCCGGCAAGGACGGCTGCCCGCGGGCCGTCCTGACGGCCACCGACCGCGACCGCACCTGGCCGCTGGGTCCCGAGGGGGCGACGCTCCAGGTCCACGGGCCCGCCGCGTCGCTGCTGGCCTGGCTGACCGGCCGCGGCGACGGCAGCGCCCTCACGACGCTCGACGGCGACCTGCCGACCCCGCCCCGCTGGATCTGA
- a CDS encoding (2,3-dihydroxybenzoyl)adenylate synthase, which produces MVEFVPWPAEFVTRYVEAGYWAGRPLGDLLADVAAGSPDAPALVDGDTRLTHGELLARSDAMAARLVDLGIAAGDRIVVQLANGWEFVVLTVACLRAGIVPVMALPAHRHAELAYLAEHAGAVAVAVPDRLRDFDHQALGAELVGEVASLRHVLVAGAATDGHVDLRALGAPGPAYAGPAPDPRAVAVFLLSGGTTGLPKLIPRTHDDYAYNARASAEVSGVDAGTAYLVSLPAGHNFPLACPGILGTLLAGGRVVMLPSPEPERAFATIAAERVTHTAVVPAVAGRWLEHAAEHGRPEPLQVLQVGGARLADELARRIRPVLGAALQQVFGMAEGLLNYTRLDDPDDVVCTTQGRPMCPDDEVRLVDELDEDVPDGEPGSLLTRGPYTLRGYYRAEEQNARAFTADGWYRSGDICRRTPEGNLVVEGRDKDMINRGGEKISAEEVENLVYQLPAVSQVAAVAMPDPDLGERVCVFVVTRSGASVTLAEIQDVMSGVARFKRPERLELVGELPVTKVGKIDKKALRGRLGES; this is translated from the coding sequence ATGGTCGAGTTCGTCCCGTGGCCTGCGGAGTTCGTCACCCGGTACGTCGAGGCAGGGTACTGGGCGGGACGCCCGCTCGGCGACCTGCTCGCCGACGTCGCCGCCGGCTCACCGGACGCCCCGGCGCTGGTCGACGGCGACACCCGGCTCACCCACGGCGAGCTGCTCGCCCGCTCCGACGCGATGGCCGCCCGGCTCGTCGACCTCGGGATCGCCGCGGGCGACCGGATCGTCGTGCAGCTCGCGAACGGCTGGGAGTTCGTCGTCCTGACGGTCGCCTGCCTGCGCGCGGGGATCGTGCCGGTGATGGCCCTGCCCGCCCACCGCCACGCCGAGCTGGCCTACCTCGCCGAGCACGCCGGGGCCGTCGCGGTCGCGGTGCCCGACCGGCTGCGCGACTTCGACCACCAGGCGCTGGGCGCGGAGCTCGTCGGCGAGGTCGCCTCGCTGCGGCACGTCCTCGTCGCGGGCGCGGCCACCGACGGCCACGTCGACCTCCGCGCGCTGGGCGCCCCCGGCCCCGCGTACGCCGGGCCGGCCCCGGACCCCCGCGCCGTCGCGGTGTTCCTGCTCTCCGGCGGCACGACCGGCCTGCCGAAGCTCATCCCGCGCACCCACGACGACTACGCCTACAACGCGCGGGCGAGCGCCGAGGTCTCCGGGGTCGACGCCGGGACGGCGTACCTGGTCAGCCTGCCCGCGGGTCACAACTTCCCGCTGGCCTGCCCCGGCATCCTGGGGACGCTGCTGGCCGGCGGGCGGGTCGTCATGCTGCCCTCGCCCGAGCCGGAGCGGGCGTTCGCGACGATCGCGGCCGAGCGGGTGACGCACACCGCCGTCGTGCCCGCGGTCGCCGGGCGCTGGCTCGAGCACGCGGCCGAGCACGGGCGGCCGGAGCCGCTGCAGGTCCTGCAGGTCGGCGGCGCCCGGCTGGCCGACGAGCTGGCCCGCAGGATCCGCCCGGTGCTCGGCGCGGCGCTCCAGCAGGTGTTCGGGATGGCCGAGGGGCTGCTCAACTACACCCGCCTCGACGACCCCGACGACGTCGTCTGCACCACCCAGGGCCGCCCGATGTGCCCCGACGACGAGGTGCGCCTGGTCGACGAGCTCGACGAGGACGTCCCCGACGGCGAGCCCGGCTCGCTGCTCACCCGCGGCCCGTACACGCTGCGCGGCTACTACCGGGCCGAGGAGCAGAACGCCCGCGCGTTCACCGCCGACGGCTGGTACCGCAGCGGCGACATCTGCCGCCGCACCCCCGAGGGCAACCTCGTCGTGGAGGGCCGCGACAAGGACATGATCAACCGCGGCGGGGAGAAGATCAGCGCCGAGGAGGTCGAGAACCTGGTCTACCAGCTGCCCGCCGTCAGCCAGGTCGCCGCCGTCGCGATGCCCGACCCGGACCTCGGCGAGCGCGTCTGCGTGTTCGTCGTGACCCGCTCCGGGGCGAGCGTCACACTGGCCGAGATCCAGGACGTGATGTCGGGTGTGGCACGGTTCAAGCGACCCGAACGGCTGGAACTGGTGGGCGAGCTGCCCGTCACGAAGGTCGGCAAGATCGACAAGAAGGCCCTGCGGGGGCGTCTGGGGGAATCGTGA